Sequence from the Thermococcus sp. genome:
CAGTACTCAAAGATGAACCTTCCCTGCGGAGAGGGGGAGTGCAGCGACTACTTCAACCACCCACCGGGGGAGCTGGTTGAGATAGAGAACCCGATAAGTCCCAAGTGGTCCGCCCTTAGGGCCTGGCTCATACCGAGCCTGCTTGACTTCCTGAGCCAGAACACCCACGAGGAGTACCCCCAGAGGCTCTTCGAGGTCGGAAAGGCGACGCTGATCGACGAGAGCAGGGAGACGAAGACGGTAAGCGAGAGCAAGCTGGCGGTAGCCCTGGCCCACCCGCGCGTGACATTCACCGAGGCAAAGGAGATACTAGATTCAGTCATACACCACCTGGGCTTCTCCTACAGGCTGGAAGAGGTCGAGCACCCGAGTTTCACCCCGGGAAGGGCCGGGAAAATAGTGGTTGATGGGAAGGCAATAGGTCTCATAGGGGAAATCCACCCGGCCGTGCTTGAGAACTGGGGCCTTGAGATGCCCGTTGCTGTCTTTGAGCTTTTCCTGGCTCCCTTCTACAGCGAGCCGTATCTCTGAGTCGCTCCCTTTTCTCTCTTCTCCATCAGGACGAGCATTATCTCAAAGTTCGTCACGTTTGAGATCACCTCTTCATCAAACACTCCCTCCATGTTATCACCCCCAACGAAAGCTCTCTTCAGCTGTTTATCAGCTTTGCCCCTTCCTTTTGGGATTTTGTCCAAAGATAAACTTGCTCTTTGTAAAAAAATTCGTCCATCCGTCGGGGAAAAGCACTTATACCCCGTCGAGAACCATCGGCCATGAAGCTCGCTCTAAGAGTAGCCTACGATGGAACCGCATTCTACGGCTTCCAGAGACAGCCTGACGTAAGGACTGTTGAGGGTGAACTGCTGGAGGTTCTCACCAAGCTGGGTATCATCGAAGACGCGGAAAGTTCGGGCTTTAAAGGTGCCTCACGGACAGACAAAGGCGTTTCGGCCCTCTTCAACGTCGTCTCTTTCATCCCCAGAGAGAGGCCCGGCCTTGCCCGCCCCGAAGTTCTCAACCATCACCTGCGTGACATATGGGTTCTCGGGGTTGCAAAGGTTCCGGATGATTTTCACCCGCGCTTCTGGGCAAAGTCGAAGATCTACCGGTACTACCTCGTGGACGAGGGCTTTGACAGCGGGAGGATGGAGGAATGCGCACGGCTCTTCGTGGGGGAGCACAACTTCTCGGCCTTTGCGAGGCTCGAACCAGAGAAGAACCCCGTCAGAAGGGTAAAGCGGTTTGAGATTGAGGAAAGACGGGGTTATTACATTATCGAAATCGAGGGGAAGGGCTTCCTCTGGGAGATGGCGCGCAGAATGGTGAACGCGATGAGGTTCTGCGGGCTCGGCCTTATGGAATCCACTGAAATCGAGGGAATGCTCAAGGGGCAATACACTAAAAAAGTCCCGCCAGCTCCACCGGAGGGCCTTGTACTGTGGCGCATTGATTATCCAGAGGTGTCCTTCAAAACCGACGAGAGAGGCCTTCAGAAAGCCAAACGTGATATCTTTGGGAGCTACTCAAGAGCGCTTACGAGGGCGGCCCTTTTTGGGGACGTTCTCCTCGAGCTTTAATTGCATTTCCCTGTCATAGTATTTTCCGTAGTACTGCTTGAGCGCCTTCTGTCGCTCGATGAAGTGGGTGAAGAGAAGGGGATCGTCGTCCTGGACGTCAACTATAACCGCCTTCATACCCCTTTTTGGTCTCAAAGCACGGCCTATGGTCTGTATCGTCATTATATCGCTCTTGCCGCCGCCCGCGAGGATTATCGCCGAAATCTCGGGTATGTCAACACCTTCCTTAAGGAGTGTAGAGATTAGAACCGGTATCTCACCGTTTTTGAAGGCCTCCAGTATCTCCCATCTGTCTAAACTCTGGGAGCTGAGAAACTCGGCCTTTATCCCCTTTTCTTCGAGCATCTTCTTCAGAATTTTGCCGTGCTCTATGCGTTTGACATCGATTAGGACGCGGTGGCCCTTTCCCGCGAGTTC
This genomic interval carries:
- the truA gene encoding tRNA pseudouridine(38-40) synthase TruA produces the protein MKLALRVAYDGTAFYGFQRQPDVRTVEGELLEVLTKLGIIEDAESSGFKGASRTDKGVSALFNVVSFIPRERPGLARPEVLNHHLRDIWVLGVAKVPDDFHPRFWAKSKIYRYYLVDEGFDSGRMEECARLFVGEHNFSAFARLEPEKNPVRRVKRFEIEERRGYYIIEIEGKGFLWEMARRMVNAMRFCGLGLMESTEIEGMLKGQYTKKVPPAPPEGLVLWRIDYPEVSFKTDERGLQKAKRDIFGSYSRALTRAALFGDVLLEL